A genome region from Bradysia coprophila strain Holo2 chromosome X unlocalized genomic scaffold, BU_Bcop_v1 contig_98, whole genome shotgun sequence includes the following:
- the LOC119070514 gene encoding uncharacterized protein LOC119070514 isoform X1: MAGILEFFASFAEQVKADGGVVNIRPVIEFWTTCSPITMKYHQESFSSEIRPTILSNLCANYQAQGMFPRHGIDALKSILSQAESDDSVAQWCLSVHVTKMNDKKGDGLKLSRLLAFIRKMRVKVPDRYQMSWIELGQKVIKHRQILQIVATVLGKFQSEAKPENDVGFVIVNNEALNLRGFSGLFLIYINCAHFETEFRTSYTEAERDDFDTERVELAAKMSLIALIIHEFGHIKLRQAYGDFNVNTPKLAKEKGLPDNYKEMGVLCEIETFGSHVDWSNSRFGANLEFMRSFVNAIETGAKLPKSPLGLVVDRLESEYSSSGVDIQATYPVYE, translated from the exons atggcCGGAATATTAGAATTTTTCGCATCGTTTGCTGAACAGGTGAAGGCAGATGGAGGCGTTGTTAATATACGCCCGGTAATTGAATTTTGGACCACTTGTAGTCCCATCACAATGAAATATCACCAGGAATCGTTTAGCAG CGAAATACGCCCAACTATACTGTCCAATTTGTGCGCCAACTATCAAGCACAAGGAATGTTTCCGCGTCATGGAATTGATGCACTGAAATCGATATTAAGCCAAGCTGAAAGCGATGACTCTGTCGCACAATGGTGCCTGTCGGTCCATGTAACGAAAATGAACGATAAGAAAGGAGACGGACTAAAACTATCTCGTTTGCTGGCTTTTATCAGGAAGATGAGAGTGAAGGTTCCGGATCGCTATCAAATGTCTTGGATCGAACTAGGGCAAAAGGTGATAAAACACAGACAG ATTCTACAAATTGTCGCTACCGTTCTTGGAAAGTTTCAAAGTGAAGCGAAACCAGAAAATGATGTGGGATTCGTAATAGTTAACAATGAAGCTCTAAACCTCCGAGGTTTTTCgggtttatttttgatatacaTAAACTGCGCTCATTTTGAAACAGAATTTCGTACGAGCTACACGGAAGCCGAAAGAGATGATTTCGATACAGAGAGAGTCGAGCTAGCCGCGAAAATGAGCTTAATTGCTCTCATCATTCATGAGTTTGGCCACATCAAGCTGCGGCAG GCATATGGTGATTTCAATGTGAATACGCCAAAGTTGGCTAAGGAAAAAGGCCTGCCAGACAACTACAAAGAGATGGGTGTGCTATGCGAAATCGAGACGTTCGGTTCACATGTCGATTGGAGCAATTCTAGATTCGGTGCAAATTTGGAATTTATGCGGTCATTTGTCAACGCGATTGAAACGGGAGCGAAACTGCCGAAGAGTCCACTAGGTCTCGTAGTCGACCGTTTGGAATCTGAATATTCTTCATCCGGAGTAGATATACAAGCGACATATCCTGTTTACGAATAA
- the LOC119070514 gene encoding uncharacterized protein LOC119070514 isoform X2: MKYHQESFSSEIRPTILSNLCANYQAQGMFPRHGIDALKSILSQAESDDSVAQWCLSVHVTKMNDKKGDGLKLSRLLAFIRKMRVKVPDRYQMSWIELGQKVIKHRQILQIVATVLGKFQSEAKPENDVGFVIVNNEALNLRGFSGLFLIYINCAHFETEFRTSYTEAERDDFDTERVELAAKMSLIALIIHEFGHIKLRQAYGDFNVNTPKLAKEKGLPDNYKEMGVLCEIETFGSHVDWSNSRFGANLEFMRSFVNAIETGAKLPKSPLGLVVDRLESEYSSSGVDIQATYPVYE, encoded by the exons ATGAAATATCACCAGGAATCGTTTAGCAG CGAAATACGCCCAACTATACTGTCCAATTTGTGCGCCAACTATCAAGCACAAGGAATGTTTCCGCGTCATGGAATTGATGCACTGAAATCGATATTAAGCCAAGCTGAAAGCGATGACTCTGTCGCACAATGGTGCCTGTCGGTCCATGTAACGAAAATGAACGATAAGAAAGGAGACGGACTAAAACTATCTCGTTTGCTGGCTTTTATCAGGAAGATGAGAGTGAAGGTTCCGGATCGCTATCAAATGTCTTGGATCGAACTAGGGCAAAAGGTGATAAAACACAGACAG ATTCTACAAATTGTCGCTACCGTTCTTGGAAAGTTTCAAAGTGAAGCGAAACCAGAAAATGATGTGGGATTCGTAATAGTTAACAATGAAGCTCTAAACCTCCGAGGTTTTTCgggtttatttttgatatacaTAAACTGCGCTCATTTTGAAACAGAATTTCGTACGAGCTACACGGAAGCCGAAAGAGATGATTTCGATACAGAGAGAGTCGAGCTAGCCGCGAAAATGAGCTTAATTGCTCTCATCATTCATGAGTTTGGCCACATCAAGCTGCGGCAG GCATATGGTGATTTCAATGTGAATACGCCAAAGTTGGCTAAGGAAAAAGGCCTGCCAGACAACTACAAAGAGATGGGTGTGCTATGCGAAATCGAGACGTTCGGTTCACATGTCGATTGGAGCAATTCTAGATTCGGTGCAAATTTGGAATTTATGCGGTCATTTGTCAACGCGATTGAAACGGGAGCGAAACTGCCGAAGAGTCCACTAGGTCTCGTAGTCGACCGTTTGGAATCTGAATATTCTTCATCCGGAGTAGATATACAAGCGACATATCCTGTTTACGAATAA